A portion of the Caenorhabditis elegans chromosome III genome contains these proteins:
- the W06F12.2 gene encoding Zinc finger protein (Confirmed by transcript evidence) translates to MGVTACCCCSSKDAAITIGIWSLVYALASLLLFGWQTGVLNHCRVVTMAQSNLQCEWDCPCVGASSKRTSAIIEGLFVIQVLCLIAAFFLVFASAAMIYGIHTWSKYLVWPWFPVMLSSILATLAYCIMWWCGDVRSYWLAITIIEIIVVFINIYCVVVVMMYYRRINATTDEYEGKDRRGVRYKINRMGNSRRDLLDSYDDNVHRSPPMKYKPLAQPYPVFPSYSRAGVPQTPIPLPPTQINTPYPIDPMEVQFTVQPKVKNLREMDEDHVGSWVRDQQSIDRGHEARSEPITVSKLVQPTTLKHSRSVPSLHGGTLVSHRDCEHRDDKHRSSSRRRKSRSRHEFDGYSSESDPSDFSRHQRHRSNSKRRQRSRSRYDDSVYDSEADRERERERRRSKRNRQGGSQRSSSKKHRDDRRDRDRERDRNDRDRNREREREERERENRDNERGRRERESEAPRRRKEDDRRSRHQDSQEASGGSQEMSFPLSGGITIPQHIVIPPSSGERGPDGKPVPQKYQINSEITINYDHNGRPVVGPRDPLPTIEEPFRRRQPLPIQSTF, encoded by the exons ATGGGAGTAACAGCATGCTGCTGCTGTAGCAGCAAAGATGCTGCAATTACTATTGGAATATGGTCactt GTCTACGCATTGGCGTCACTTCTACTATTCGGGTGGCAAACAGGTGTGCTTAATCACTGCCGCGTGGTCACAATGGCCCAGTCCAATTTGCAGTGCGAATGGGATTGTCCATGTGTTGGTGCATCCTCAAAACGCACGTCCGCTATTATTGAAG GCCTCTTCGTAATCCAAGTGCTATGTCTCATCGCCGCTTTCTTTCTGGTTTTTGCTTCGGCTGCCATGATCTATGGTATCCATACATGGTCAAAGTATCTCGTGTGGCCGTGGTTCCCAGTTATGTTGTCTTCCATACTTGCCACGTTGGCATATTGTATCATGTGGTGGTGCGGTGATGTGAGAAGCTATTGGCTGGCAATTACTATCATTGAAATAATCGTCGTGTTTATTAAT ATCTACTGCGTAGTGGTGGTTATGATGTACTACCGACGCATCAACGCCACCACTGATGAGTACGAGGGCAAAGATCGGAGAGGCGTACGATATAAGATAAATCGAATGGGTAATAGTAGGCGTGATCTGCTTGATTCTTATG atgataATGTTCATCGGAGCCCGCCAATGAAGTACAAAC ctttggCACAACCGTACCCAGTGTTCCCGAGCTACTCCCGCGCGGGGGTTCCACAGACTCCAATCCCATTGCCGCCTACACAAATCAACACTCCTTACCCTATTGATCCAATGGAAGTTCAATTCACCGTACAGCCAAAGGTTAAGAACCTTCGAGAAATGGACGAGGATCACGTGGGATCATGGGTTCGAGACCAACAGTCGATAG ACCGGGGACACGAGGCAAGAAGTGAGCCGATCACTGTGAGCAAACTTGTGCAGCCGACCACTTTGAAG CACTCGCGATCAGTACCGTCGTTGCACGGAGGGACGTTGGTGTCGCATAGAGATTGTGAACATCGAGATGATAAACATAG ATCCTCCTCCCGCCGACGAAAATCTCGGAGCCGCCACGAATTTGACGGATACTCCTCCGAATCCGATCCCTCCGATTTCAGCCGGCACCAACGGCATCGATCGAACAGTAAACGGCGACAAAGAAGTCGGTCAAGGTATGACGACTCTGTTTATGATTCCGAGGCGGATAGGGaaagggagagagagaggcgAAGATCGAAAAGAAACAGACAAGGTGGCAGTCAGAGGAGCTCGTCTAAGAAGCATCGAGATGATCGGAGGGATCGTGATCGGGAGAGAGACAGAAATGATCGGGACAGAAATCGTGAACGGGAGCGAGAAGAAAGAGAACGAGAGAATCGAGACAACGAACGAGGGAGACGAGAGAGAGAAAGTGAGGCTCCAAGACGCCGGAAGGAAGATGACCGACGAAGTCGTCACCAAGATTCTCAAGAAGCCTCTGGAGGATCTCAGGAAATGTCATTCCCGTTGTCCGGAGGCATCACAATTCCCCAACACATAGTGATCCCTCCATCGTCTGGAGAACGAGGCCCGGACGGGAAACCAGTACCTCAAAAGTATCAAATCAACTCAGAAATTACAATTAACTATGATCATAATGGACGACCGGTTGTGGGGCCCAGAGATCCACTGCCTACTATTGAGGAGCCATTTAGGAGACGTCAACCA cttCCAATCCAATCAACGTTCTGA
- the W06F12.2 gene encoding Zinc finger protein (Confirmed by transcript evidence): MGVTACCCCSSKDAAITIGIWSLVYALASLLLFGWQTGVLNHCRVVTMAQSNLQCEWDCPCVGASSKRTSAIIEGLFVIQVLCLIAAFFLVFASAAMIYGIHTWSKYLVWPWFPVMLSSILATLAYCIMWWCGDVRSYWLAITIIEIIVVFINIYCVVVVMMYYRRINATTDEYEGKDRRGVRYKINRMGNSRRDLLDSYDDNVHRSPPMKYKPLAQPYPVFPSYSRAGVPQTPIPLPPTQINTPYPIDPMEVQFTVQPKVKNLREMDEDHVGSWVRDQQSIALLSDRGHEARSEPITVSKLVQPTTLKHSRSVPSLHGGTLVSHRDCEHRDDKHRSSSRRRKSRSRHEFDGYSSESDPSDFSRHQRHRSNSKRRQRSRSRYDDSVYDSEADRERERERRRSKRNRQGGSQRSSSKKHRDDRRDRDRERDRNDRDRNREREREERERENRDNERGRRERESEAPRRRKEDDRRSRHQDSQEASGGSQEMSFPLSGGITIPQHIVIPPSSGERGPDGKPVPQKYQINSEITINYDHNGRPVVGPRDPLPTIEEPFRRRQPLPIQSTF, from the exons ATGGGAGTAACAGCATGCTGCTGCTGTAGCAGCAAAGATGCTGCAATTACTATTGGAATATGGTCactt GTCTACGCATTGGCGTCACTTCTACTATTCGGGTGGCAAACAGGTGTGCTTAATCACTGCCGCGTGGTCACAATGGCCCAGTCCAATTTGCAGTGCGAATGGGATTGTCCATGTGTTGGTGCATCCTCAAAACGCACGTCCGCTATTATTGAAG GCCTCTTCGTAATCCAAGTGCTATGTCTCATCGCCGCTTTCTTTCTGGTTTTTGCTTCGGCTGCCATGATCTATGGTATCCATACATGGTCAAAGTATCTCGTGTGGCCGTGGTTCCCAGTTATGTTGTCTTCCATACTTGCCACGTTGGCATATTGTATCATGTGGTGGTGCGGTGATGTGAGAAGCTATTGGCTGGCAATTACTATCATTGAAATAATCGTCGTGTTTATTAAT ATCTACTGCGTAGTGGTGGTTATGATGTACTACCGACGCATCAACGCCACCACTGATGAGTACGAGGGCAAAGATCGGAGAGGCGTACGATATAAGATAAATCGAATGGGTAATAGTAGGCGTGATCTGCTTGATTCTTATG atgataATGTTCATCGGAGCCCGCCAATGAAGTACAAAC ctttggCACAACCGTACCCAGTGTTCCCGAGCTACTCCCGCGCGGGGGTTCCACAGACTCCAATCCCATTGCCGCCTACACAAATCAACACTCCTTACCCTATTGATCCAATGGAAGTTCAATTCACCGTACAGCCAAAGGTTAAGAACCTTCGAGAAATGGACGAGGATCACGTGGGATCATGGGTTCGAGACCAACAGTCGATAG CGTTGCTTTCAGACCGGGGACACGAGGCAAGAAGTGAGCCGATCACTGTGAGCAAACTTGTGCAGCCGACCACTTTGAAG CACTCGCGATCAGTACCGTCGTTGCACGGAGGGACGTTGGTGTCGCATAGAGATTGTGAACATCGAGATGATAAACATAG ATCCTCCTCCCGCCGACGAAAATCTCGGAGCCGCCACGAATTTGACGGATACTCCTCCGAATCCGATCCCTCCGATTTCAGCCGGCACCAACGGCATCGATCGAACAGTAAACGGCGACAAAGAAGTCGGTCAAGGTATGACGACTCTGTTTATGATTCCGAGGCGGATAGGGaaagggagagagagaggcgAAGATCGAAAAGAAACAGACAAGGTGGCAGTCAGAGGAGCTCGTCTAAGAAGCATCGAGATGATCGGAGGGATCGTGATCGGGAGAGAGACAGAAATGATCGGGACAGAAATCGTGAACGGGAGCGAGAAGAAAGAGAACGAGAGAATCGAGACAACGAACGAGGGAGACGAGAGAGAGAAAGTGAGGCTCCAAGACGCCGGAAGGAAGATGACCGACGAAGTCGTCACCAAGATTCTCAAGAAGCCTCTGGAGGATCTCAGGAAATGTCATTCCCGTTGTCCGGAGGCATCACAATTCCCCAACACATAGTGATCCCTCCATCGTCTGGAGAACGAGGCCCGGACGGGAAACCAGTACCTCAAAAGTATCAAATCAACTCAGAAATTACAATTAACTATGATCATAATGGACGACCGGTTGTGGGGCCCAGAGATCCACTGCCTACTATTGAGGAGCCATTTAGGAGACGTCAACCA cttCCAATCCAATCAACGTTCTGA
- the W06F12.2 gene encoding Zinc finger protein (Confirmed by transcript evidence), which produces MGVTACCCCSSKDAAITIGIWSLVSSMGQLGIMGWQMVAIKYERDRAANTLLPNYNTYGRFDIPSYFESYWQSPEERYYTGLFVIQVLCLIAAFFLVFASAAMIYGIHTWSKYLVWPWFPVMLSSILATLAYCIMWWCGDVRSYWLAITIIEIIVVFINIYCVVVVMMYYRRINATTDEYEGKDRRGVRYKINRMGNSRRDLLDSYDDNVHRSPPMKYKPLAQPYPVFPSYSRAGVPQTPIPLPPTQINTPYPIDPMEVQFTVQPKVKNLREMDEDHVGSWVRDQQSIDRGHEARSEPITVSKLVQPTTLKHSRSVPSLHGGTLVSHRDCEHRDDKHRSSSRRRKSRSRHEFDGYSSESDPSDFSRHQRHRSNSKRRQRSRSRYDDSVYDSEADRERERERRRSKRNRQGGSQRSSSKKHRDDRRDRDRERDRNDRDRNREREREERERENRDNERGRRERESEAPRRRKEDDRRSRHQDSQEASGGSQEMSFPLSGGITIPQHIVIPPSSGERGPDGKPVPQKYQINSEITINYDHNGRPVVGPRDPLPTIEEPFRRRQPLPIQSTF; this is translated from the exons ATGGGAGTAACAGCATGCTGCTGCTGTAGCAGCAAAGATGCTGCAATTACTATTGGAATATGGTCactt GTATCATCCATGGGACAACTAGGAATTATGGGGTGGCAAATGGTGGCAATAAAGTACGAACGGGACCGAGCGGCCAATACGCTGCTACCGAATTATAATACGTACGGGCGGTTCGATATTCCGTCGTATTTTGAGAGTTACTGGCAAAGTCCCGAGGAGCGATATTATACTG GCCTCTTCGTAATCCAAGTGCTATGTCTCATCGCCGCTTTCTTTCTGGTTTTTGCTTCGGCTGCCATGATCTATGGTATCCATACATGGTCAAAGTATCTCGTGTGGCCGTGGTTCCCAGTTATGTTGTCTTCCATACTTGCCACGTTGGCATATTGTATCATGTGGTGGTGCGGTGATGTGAGAAGCTATTGGCTGGCAATTACTATCATTGAAATAATCGTCGTGTTTATTAAT ATCTACTGCGTAGTGGTGGTTATGATGTACTACCGACGCATCAACGCCACCACTGATGAGTACGAGGGCAAAGATCGGAGAGGCGTACGATATAAGATAAATCGAATGGGTAATAGTAGGCGTGATCTGCTTGATTCTTATG atgataATGTTCATCGGAGCCCGCCAATGAAGTACAAAC ctttggCACAACCGTACCCAGTGTTCCCGAGCTACTCCCGCGCGGGGGTTCCACAGACTCCAATCCCATTGCCGCCTACACAAATCAACACTCCTTACCCTATTGATCCAATGGAAGTTCAATTCACCGTACAGCCAAAGGTTAAGAACCTTCGAGAAATGGACGAGGATCACGTGGGATCATGGGTTCGAGACCAACAGTCGATAG ACCGGGGACACGAGGCAAGAAGTGAGCCGATCACTGTGAGCAAACTTGTGCAGCCGACCACTTTGAAG CACTCGCGATCAGTACCGTCGTTGCACGGAGGGACGTTGGTGTCGCATAGAGATTGTGAACATCGAGATGATAAACATAG ATCCTCCTCCCGCCGACGAAAATCTCGGAGCCGCCACGAATTTGACGGATACTCCTCCGAATCCGATCCCTCCGATTTCAGCCGGCACCAACGGCATCGATCGAACAGTAAACGGCGACAAAGAAGTCGGTCAAGGTATGACGACTCTGTTTATGATTCCGAGGCGGATAGGGaaagggagagagagaggcgAAGATCGAAAAGAAACAGACAAGGTGGCAGTCAGAGGAGCTCGTCTAAGAAGCATCGAGATGATCGGAGGGATCGTGATCGGGAGAGAGACAGAAATGATCGGGACAGAAATCGTGAACGGGAGCGAGAAGAAAGAGAACGAGAGAATCGAGACAACGAACGAGGGAGACGAGAGAGAGAAAGTGAGGCTCCAAGACGCCGGAAGGAAGATGACCGACGAAGTCGTCACCAAGATTCTCAAGAAGCCTCTGGAGGATCTCAGGAAATGTCATTCCCGTTGTCCGGAGGCATCACAATTCCCCAACACATAGTGATCCCTCCATCGTCTGGAGAACGAGGCCCGGACGGGAAACCAGTACCTCAAAAGTATCAAATCAACTCAGAAATTACAATTAACTATGATCATAATGGACGACCGGTTGTGGGGCCCAGAGATCCACTGCCTACTATTGAGGAGCCATTTAGGAGACGTCAACCA cttCCAATCCAATCAACGTTCTGA
- the W06F12.2 gene encoding Zinc finger protein (Confirmed by transcript evidence), whose protein sequence is MGVTACCCCSSKDAAITIGIWSLVSSMGQLGIMGWQMVAIKYERDRAANTLLPNYNTYGRFDIPSYFESYWQSPEERYYTGLFVIQVLCLIAAFFLVFASAAMIYGIHTWSKYLVWPWFPVMLSSILATLAYCIMWWCGDVRSYWLAITIIEIIVVFINIYCVVVVMMYYRRINATTDEYEGKDRRGVRYKINRMGNSRRDLLDSYDDNVHRSPPMKYKPLAQPYPVFPSYSRAGVPQTPIPLPPTQINTPYPIDPMEVQFTVQPKVKNLREMDEDHVGSWVRDQQSIALLSDRGHEARSEPITVSKLVQPTTLKHSRSVPSLHGGTLVSHRDCEHRDDKHRSSSRRRKSRSRHEFDGYSSESDPSDFSRHQRHRSNSKRRQRSRSRYDDSVYDSEADRERERERRRSKRNRQGGSQRSSSKKHRDDRRDRDRERDRNDRDRNREREREERERENRDNERGRRERESEAPRRRKEDDRRSRHQDSQEASGGSQEMSFPLSGGITIPQHIVIPPSSGERGPDGKPVPQKYQINSEITINYDHNGRPVVGPRDPLPTIEEPFRRRQPLPIQSTF, encoded by the exons ATGGGAGTAACAGCATGCTGCTGCTGTAGCAGCAAAGATGCTGCAATTACTATTGGAATATGGTCactt GTATCATCCATGGGACAACTAGGAATTATGGGGTGGCAAATGGTGGCAATAAAGTACGAACGGGACCGAGCGGCCAATACGCTGCTACCGAATTATAATACGTACGGGCGGTTCGATATTCCGTCGTATTTTGAGAGTTACTGGCAAAGTCCCGAGGAGCGATATTATACTG GCCTCTTCGTAATCCAAGTGCTATGTCTCATCGCCGCTTTCTTTCTGGTTTTTGCTTCGGCTGCCATGATCTATGGTATCCATACATGGTCAAAGTATCTCGTGTGGCCGTGGTTCCCAGTTATGTTGTCTTCCATACTTGCCACGTTGGCATATTGTATCATGTGGTGGTGCGGTGATGTGAGAAGCTATTGGCTGGCAATTACTATCATTGAAATAATCGTCGTGTTTATTAAT ATCTACTGCGTAGTGGTGGTTATGATGTACTACCGACGCATCAACGCCACCACTGATGAGTACGAGGGCAAAGATCGGAGAGGCGTACGATATAAGATAAATCGAATGGGTAATAGTAGGCGTGATCTGCTTGATTCTTATG atgataATGTTCATCGGAGCCCGCCAATGAAGTACAAAC ctttggCACAACCGTACCCAGTGTTCCCGAGCTACTCCCGCGCGGGGGTTCCACAGACTCCAATCCCATTGCCGCCTACACAAATCAACACTCCTTACCCTATTGATCCAATGGAAGTTCAATTCACCGTACAGCCAAAGGTTAAGAACCTTCGAGAAATGGACGAGGATCACGTGGGATCATGGGTTCGAGACCAACAGTCGATAG CGTTGCTTTCAGACCGGGGACACGAGGCAAGAAGTGAGCCGATCACTGTGAGCAAACTTGTGCAGCCGACCACTTTGAAG CACTCGCGATCAGTACCGTCGTTGCACGGAGGGACGTTGGTGTCGCATAGAGATTGTGAACATCGAGATGATAAACATAG ATCCTCCTCCCGCCGACGAAAATCTCGGAGCCGCCACGAATTTGACGGATACTCCTCCGAATCCGATCCCTCCGATTTCAGCCGGCACCAACGGCATCGATCGAACAGTAAACGGCGACAAAGAAGTCGGTCAAGGTATGACGACTCTGTTTATGATTCCGAGGCGGATAGGGaaagggagagagagaggcgAAGATCGAAAAGAAACAGACAAGGTGGCAGTCAGAGGAGCTCGTCTAAGAAGCATCGAGATGATCGGAGGGATCGTGATCGGGAGAGAGACAGAAATGATCGGGACAGAAATCGTGAACGGGAGCGAGAAGAAAGAGAACGAGAGAATCGAGACAACGAACGAGGGAGACGAGAGAGAGAAAGTGAGGCTCCAAGACGCCGGAAGGAAGATGACCGACGAAGTCGTCACCAAGATTCTCAAGAAGCCTCTGGAGGATCTCAGGAAATGTCATTCCCGTTGTCCGGAGGCATCACAATTCCCCAACACATAGTGATCCCTCCATCGTCTGGAGAACGAGGCCCGGACGGGAAACCAGTACCTCAAAAGTATCAAATCAACTCAGAAATTACAATTAACTATGATCATAATGGACGACCGGTTGTGGGGCCCAGAGATCCACTGCCTACTATTGAGGAGCCATTTAGGAGACGTCAACCA cttCCAATCCAATCAACGTTCTGA